Proteins from a genomic interval of Penaeus monodon isolate SGIC_2016 unplaced genomic scaffold, NSTDA_Pmon_1 PmonScaffold_54, whole genome shotgun sequence:
- the LOC119571190 gene encoding baculoviral IAP repeat-containing protein 7-B-like, with product MTQKPFDLADAGFVSDGSGDCVYCFHCGLYLEEWNKKDIPKKEHAIWNPDCQYVKMVKVVLADGVTPRKMFSAYMKGSDDLLSHTIDAYALPPHPGLLLESEHGNPLQLYSQGHKRKPLPLDSVQHEN from the exons ATGACACAGAAACCATTCGATTTAGCAGATGCAGGATTCGTTTCAGATG GTTCAGGTGATTGCGTCTACTGTTTTCACTGTGGATTATATCTAGAGGAATGGAATAAGAAGGATATACCTAAGAAAGAACATGCTATCTGGAATCCAGACTGTCAATATGTTAAAATGGTAAAGG TCGTCTTGGCTGACGGTGTTACGCCACGAAAGATGTTTAGCGCTTATATGAAAGGCAGTGATGATTTGCTATCGCACACCATCGATGCCTATGCTCTTCCACCGCACCCGGGTTTACTTTTAGAATCAGAGCACGGAAATCCTCTTCAACTATACTCACAGGGACACAAGAGAAAACCTCTGCCTCTGGATTCTGTTCAACATGAGAATTGA